The region CCAtggagtttaaaaagaaaaatatagggATTAGACACTAGCCTCAGAAGGCAGACATCCAAGAACCCAATGTTCAAAATCTTACAGCTTAAATTCTATAATTTAGAATATAGTACTGGATATTACCTTAGTCCAAAGTtgagttgttgttttaaaaaaatgaatttgacAATTCCCAAAATTCCATATTGTGCTGGCTTGTGAATGTTAtgggtgttgttttaaaaatatatttactttCAATAGATTCCTAACTTTAGCCGAGCTTGGAGAAGTGTAATTCTGGCACCATTTCTTGCAGGTAGGTTTATCCTTAGCTCTTTCATGCTTGTGTAATACTTTGGCAGTACTGTGTTTTAGTTTGTCAAtatctcctttctttttttttctcagctTCTTGTCCACCAAGTCCTAAGCAGTTAGAGGCATGCTGTGAATGTTTTGTGGTTCTACTGAAGTAAGTAAATGTTACATCCTGCATTTGGTTGGAAGATTGGAGGTGAGAAATACTGTGTGAGAGATCCTTACCCCTCCTCCAACCCTTTGCACCTGGTAAAAGGCTAAATCAGTGTAAAGAAACTCTAAAAGCCCTGGATCTGACTGTGGGAAACCCCTGTGGTGCAGGAACTAAGATAGACAGCCCCCTTCTCCGCAGGTTTTTGCAGGGCAGGGCCGAGTACGTAGTACTGTAGATTCTTCGCAGCACTGCTGTCCGTAGGCAGCCAGGGACAGGTGCTAAAAGTTAGACAGCCACTCACGGCATCTGAATTACACCAgggcctgctccagcccctggagAAGCCCAGTATCTGGACAATCCAACAGTCCCTTAAAGCCACTTAGCCACCCTGTCCCTTCCACTgggctgtgagttctgtgctgcctTTAGAGGCACATCACACAATCTCACTCTCtaaaagtgcaattaatcatAAAAAATGTTTACATAGCATGAAGTGCGTGAAAAACTTCCCAGACCATTAGTTTATAGCACTAAAAAAATCATGTTGATTTATATTCTTATAGCGAATAAACATGACATTTTAAAGTATTAGCACTCATAATCAAACACAGAGATAGATATACACAAAGTTAATCTATTCAGAATCGAATTGTATCTGCATAAATGGTTCGTTCTCCCTCATTTGTATCAGTCTACATTCTAATGAAGTCCTACAACTTTGCCACAGCTAATTGTAGAAATTCTTGTGGCAACTTCAACAAAATAGTACCTAGCTCTGTTTAAAAGCAGTATGTTTACTGATGGAAGTGTGCTTGCTTATGCTCAGTAGTAATTCTGTCTTGCATTTGTAACTACTAACTTGGCAGAAGATACaatagcacagtggttctcaactttatTTTACCCCGGGACCCCTAAACTTAAATAGATAAATCCGCAGACCCCCAACTCCTCCCTCATTAATTTGTTTCTTTCACATTACTTTAATAGTTATCTCAAATATTACTTTAGAGAAATTATTTGAACAGATCaacaaaaaaaacacagcaaATTAAAATACTGACCGCTTACCTGATGCTAATGATAAATTACAACATTACTAGGTGATATATAGAGGtatttggggggtgctggaggcaTGACCCCACATACCCCCACACAGTTGCCTCGGGTAGGGACCAATCAGTTCACGGACTTCCTTGATTGTACTGGTGGGCCCCTAAGGGTCTGCGAACCAATGCAATAGCAGTACTTGTCTAAATACATAGGCAGCACAAAAGAGAGGAGATTCAAGCCATGGTTCTAACTTAGAGCACTGGTATATGTAGTTATACTATATATTAGAACAATATTCTAGGCAGAGCTGATATTAATGCTTAATTTAcacttaaggttgcctgacacttcccattgtcagatcctgttttcatttgctttaactctgccaaactttaaccattcaggctgaaatttcccatgctgggtATGTATGTGCCTTAAAGtctcagccaaaatggttcagctattTCTGAGAGTACGATTAGgggaaaatgcattgttttgcccatgttcaaaacatttttaagacGCTCTAGTGCTTCCATGCTTTGGCTTTCATGGGCTTTCAAATTTAGCAGGAAAGCAGTCCTCCTAGCATCAGGTATGTGCCTTTTGCCCTCTCTGTGAACATATGTCCAGATTTGCCCAAGTTTTAATCCCCTGGAAAATATCCTAGTTCGCACATACTCAGATTTGTTTGGCAGTTAAATTCTCTAAAGATTCTGTCTGCATTGAGCATGCTTCAGATCAGAGGTGCTAGGGCTCAGCAGGACCTTTTTCCCCAATTGCTCCTCCCAGCTGCCGAGCACCTGACCTGAAAGCAGGAAGACTCTCCTGTGCTCTGCCACTTTTCCGGTGCTACGGcattgtggaggaggaggaaaaagaagcaGCCACACAAGAATGTAGAGGGGTGAGAAATAGCACAGGGAAGGGCCTATAACCACTAGAATCCACTGCTCTGTAGAATCGGGAATTGAATGCAGAAGTCATCAGTCTCCACGTTCCCCTggtgtcagcaaatagctgtgaaatccactggcaaaatGTTTCATCCCCATTTAGTGAATTGTCCACATAGAGAATATCAGCCTACTGCTTTTACTAGTTACTCCCACTAGCTCCTGTGGTACCAGTCTGTGCCATGGAACTAATGTTCTGACCTCTACTGATGACCCATGCTGGGGGTCAGAATAGCTTCACATGATAGCAtagatttttggggggttttgtggGGTTCTTTTTACTCCATTACACACAAATtatgtttgactttgcaaccttaatgttcttttaccagttttttaaaatgcaatatatTATAATGTATAGGGGTCAAGATATACAATAAATATTGGTGTGACTACATTTTTAATTATGTGGATTAGTATTTGAGGGATACAAGCAAAAAGTGACataaggaaggggaggggaatgggtATTTGGCTTTTCCCCTCTTGCAGACATTGTTAAAAAAGCATTCTTACCTGACAGAGACATGATGCAGTTTTGGTAACCTCCCTAATTTGCCCCCATTAACTTCTGAATTTGCAGCATGTTATTGATCTAATAATACCTGACTGAAGCAGCAAATGCTATTTAACAACCTATTTCTGTTAATTCACTGGAGAAATGCGGGGTAGCAGGGCACATTAACATGGACTGTGTGCTCCCTTCCTCTGGCTGTAAGCTGAGTGAGACAACAACTGCACTTAATATTTGTTAACTGCGAATATAAAAATATCCTTTTTAAGCAACCAGTGAATACAGTAGGTACAAAGCCATGCAACCCTGGAATTAATACAAGCTTTCTCTCAAAAATCTGAAGTAAAGGATAAGTATATTAATTAAGACACCTCCCCATCTGAAGGTGTCCTGTTCTAGCTGATCTAGATATACTTGGAATTGCAAGGCAATATGCACAGTTGGACCTTACAGCTTTTGCTCTGGGATGCTTGTTGCTGATTCCCCAGACTGAGAAGAGAGAGCAACAGATTCAGGTAAGCAGGTGGTTTATGTTTCTATGCACCTGAGCTTGCAAAAAAGCAGTGTGATTATCATGGGACTAGTCCCATGTAAGCTATAGTGCTGTGAAGCCTTAGTTCAGACAAACTTGTTTGCCATAATTTTTAAAACTTGTAATCCGTCTAATAGTTTAGTTTCCTTAATATGAGACACTTGACACCTTTGCCTCTCTTTAGAATGAACATTTTGATGTGAGCATCTCACATATTGTGACCCACACCTTTTCTTTGCATTAAAGCTGTGTCCCAGCTGCCAATTTGTATCTTCACTATTCCCTTCTCTCAGCATTTGCTCCTACGGAGTAAAGGAGGAGGATGGAGTGAAAGCTTCATGGGGTCCTGCATACTGCTCCTACAACTACGAAGATAGCACTGGCAGTACTAATAGATGCATTTTTAATTTATCTATGCATATGGCACAATATTAATTTGTGAATACATCTACAAGCCATCCAAGGTTTAGTTTGTCTACATTTTACAAATGCTTGTCTATTTTTAGTTTCACaaattttttaattgtatttgtatttctttatgcaatatttttgtatttctttatGCAATTCTTTTGTGGAGAGAGAAATTCCTTGGCTCAGTTTCCCACAATGGAGTAAATCCAGACTGTTAACCGCAAGTGTATAATAAATTCTACTATAGAACATGTTGCAGGAGTTAATCAAAACAAAAGAGAATTTTTAGACTATAAAATTCTGCATATCTTTAACGTCAAACTAATTTTTCCAAGGGTTTCCTATCTTCATGTAACCCAGAGACTGTCCTACAGCAAGTAGATGAACACATGAACACTGGTGAGGTAGCAAGCTTTGCATCACAGGTAAATAAACTAATGTTATCTCCttattcatagactttaagaggAGAAGGGGCCattagaccatctagtctgacctgtgtaTCTCAGGCTATTAACTTTCACCCAGTTATTCCTCTGTTGAGCCCAATAAAGTGTCTGGCTAAAGCCTATTTTCTAGAAaggtatccagtcttgattttgaAGAcagcaagagatggagaatcccaccacttccactgggagtttgttccagtggttagtcacTCTGTTAAACTTGTGCCCTATTTCTAggttgaatttgtctggcttctgcTTCTAGCCATTGGTTTCTATTATgccttctctgctagattaaaggagccctttagtacccagtaTTCTTACCTCGTGAAGGGATTATACACTAATTAAGTCACCTCAATTTTTCTTTATGATAAACTAACCAGACTAAGCTCTTTaactctcactgtaaggcattttctccagccttggaatcatttttgtggttctACTGCACCCTGtccaattgtttgtttgttttttaaggtgtAGACACCAGAACCTTATGCATTATTCCAGAAGCGGTCACACCAATGTCATACAGAAAGATTACCTCCCTACTCATTTACACATCCAAGGATTGTACCAGCCCTTTTTGCCACCGTTCAGCAAGTTATCCTTGATTAATAAGATGGTgacaaagaaaaacaagtttgatgCACAGAGGGACACTGTTAGTACGCTTTGTCCATTATCAAAATAAGTCAGTAGCAGTTGTAAGGAAATAAATTTTTGCAGTCTGTTAATTATTCTGTAATTGACTTGCTGACTGTGGTTACACAATCCTGTTCTGCAGCACACTCCACGTACAGAGAGCAGCACTGTTTGAAGAATAGCTAACTGTCAAATCAGTAGTATGCTACTAACTAAACACAGCAAGGCTCTAACCAAACAAAACTGCTAATAACAGCCCAATACTGTGTTTCTGGCTGTGTCTGACTCACTGTGGGTGAGTTTAACTTAATTTTTCCCTATCTGAGAGACAAGAATATTTACTCCTCAGATCATCCTACCTTTCTTATGAGAGAGcttatattttcaaagtgctaTAAAAACATTAACCCTAATCACCTTATGTGAGACTTAAATGGGAAAAAGCTAGTAGGATAGACCCTTGACAAATAAGAGCTCAGTATAGGAAAATTAATtgtatctaaaatatttaaataactcTTCTGCCACTTTCAGATTAGATGTTTAATTCTGGACAACATCATAAACGAGAAACAGTATGAaagatttttgaaaacaaaatacttCTTATTATTGAAGCTACAAGTGATGAACACTCACAGAGTGAAAGAATTAGTGGATTACCTTGCCACCAAGAGCTGGTAGGTTAACAAGGTGTATTATGGTGGTGCACTGTAGATAAAATTAGAAAAAACTCCTATGGAAATCAGAATCTTACAATATTTAATGTAACTTTTTTGTTTATTAGGACTCTAGTGACTTATACCAGCACATAGTATCCAAGAGTTTTACAAGCATTGacaattaaatgttttttctttaaggTGACTAAGAAATCCTCCATGCTCCCTGGCACTCTACTTACAGTGCTGAGAGCATTGTCTGAAAGTAATGGATCACTTATTTGGTAGTTATTTGTACCAAACTTCAGGAGTTGGCATTTTGTTCCTTGCCTCAATAAGACTTAGACATGTGTTCTATTGGGATGGAAAGAGTAAGCTTACTGAAAGTTCCACAGAGCAGCAATTTTCAAACTGGACTGTGAAACAGCCTGTTGAATTGGCTGGTCACGTGGGACTGGCTCTCTAGGGGGTTTTTATGGAATTTAGCAGCAGTAAACAAATCTTTACTCTTGCATATGAGCAACTGTACTTGCCACAGTGATGTTTTGTGATCACAAATGGGTAAGGCTGTgtgtcatggattccgtgacttccgcagcggccagtgcggctggctccagggctacccaagcagctcaggcagccccagcgccagccgcactggctgctgctgggccagtCTCAGGCCACCGTGGACCCTccacctcagcagcagcagtttaggtgtgggagggagctcagggctggggcagagggttgtggtgcagggcggtgcttacctcagggggACTCCCTGAAAGCAGCAGGCATGTAGCGCCCCCCGGCCCCgagctgcagagacatgccagccgcttccagggagctgcGCAAAGCAAGGTAGGGAGCTTGCTATCCCCACcaaccatccccacccccagcaccagcaggggtcccaggccaccaccccacagcccccgggcccaagttttagttagggctatatagtacaagtcatgaactggtcacaggccgtgaatttttgtttactgcctgtgatctgtccatgacttttactaaaaatacccgtgactaaaacatagccttacaaATGGATAGAAATCCACTGTAAGTCTAAACTCCTGCTATAGGGTACAGCTGGTTTTGGCTTTACCTAAATAACTAGGTTTTAGgaagccttttttccccttccaggatTATCTACTGAAAAGGGGTAGAGGAAAATAGTCAAAACTCCTGTTAGGCATTTAGAGAACTGGAAAATAAGTAAACATATCTAAGAAGAGAAATCACAAAACTGTTTTTATGCATTGTTTTATAGTTAAATGCACATTGTCTAAGTTCTCTCCTTTGTAGAGTATTATGGGAGTTGAGAGAAATTAGTTTTGTCAGCTGTGAAAGAAACTTTGTTTTGTCCTTTACAGCATGGATGATGCAGCAGCCCTAATTGTAGAATATCAAAAACGATGTGGAAATCCTATTCTGGCAGATAGGTCATCTTGTGATATTTTGAAGGTAAAAAGCTCTAGTTATCAGACTTATAGGTTTCAGTATTTTCTCTTTAAACTAAGACATTCATTCAGACTAAAGAACAAGATGCTCTTGGACCAGTTAAAGACTCTATATTAGTTATTTTTCTAAGTTTCAAATATGCAAATAAAATCTATGCAATATTTCTTACATAAAAAGTGAATGTTATCCCTATTTCAATGCTCCTTTCCCATTTTCCTATAAAAACTTATCCTTTTGTAATACTTCTATTCCTATAAAAAGTTACTAAACTCTTGTGTGTTGCTCTTTTCTTCCCCTCCAGATGTTTCTGAGTGGACCAGAGTAGACTTCTGAATTCCCTTACTGGAAACAGCTACCCAGAGGAGCAAGTAACTTGATCTATATCGCTTCTCTTCCAGGGGCAAGATTGTTTCAAACTGTATTGGTCACATGCATGGTGTTTAAAGGGGAACTAAGCTGAAACCTCTTAAGTACCCTTTCGACAAAAAGTTaccattcagattttttttattgctccTAGCTAACAGACATTCACATTAGTTTAAGTGTGCTGTCCCATGTGAAAGAGTTAAAGGCTTCACTTACATTTGTATgacctcttccttctcttctgcttccccctcccataCAACTTGGTTTAATCTCAGCACTTCAATACTGGAAATAATTAAGTAGGAATTTTAAACTTCACTTGCTTTCAAGAGTTACCTGAAGTCATTGCTGTGGCTTTCTAATTCTCCTCAATGTcaggtttttttgctttgttttttaaacaacctTTCCTATTTGCAAATCCTGTTAAGATAAAATTCACTTTGTATAGCTATGTGATAAGGGTTTCTAAACAAGACTGTAAATGTTAGTGTATcttatgtaaaatattttgtagACTTGGTTTTCATTCAAGGATGGGCGCAAATAAAACAGATAAAGCTCAAATTTTCAACTTAACTTAGAAAATACTAATGTTTGTAATGTAAACTAACAGACATTCTCCCCTGACTTTCTATACATGCTACTTGAATAGGGTAAGCTGATACTCATTTCAgtgaaattaatattttagatAACTTCTCTAAAACCAACTGTgtatttaaataaacaatttaacTGCCATTAAGTTTTATTGTGACACTATTCTTTCTTTGAGACAAAGTATGGATGAATTCCTCCAAAGAAAACTGAATACCTTACTAAAACTGAGTGGAAACATGCCACTAAACTGAGTACGCTTAAAATAGATGCAAAATAGATATAAGGGCCCAGGCTGGTTGTATCTTTAAGACCCATGTATATATTCTAGTAATCATACTAACAAAAGTTATAACCAGATGGCCGTTTAATTAGTCTAGCAATAGTTGTTTTTCAGCTGTCAGCTAATGCAGACTGAACAACACAGTAAAACAGATAAGGGACTAAGTTGAATAAGTGTTACTCAAGCTGAGTGAGAAGAAAACTAGAAAAAGCTTTGGGTTTGCATCATACTAGGTTgtctaacaaattaatttgagttaTAAGAAGATACACCTCCAATAATACAATAAATACTCACAGCACGTGAAAGGAGAATCACTCTCTTTGGTGGCAGGCATAAGTAACAGAACTATCCTACTATGTGGAGCTTGGGTTGAGCATTTTCAACTGAGAATAGGAAATCCACAAGTCCTAGTCCTCCAAAACCAATTTTTGGGGTCTAAATAAATGAACTATGGTCTTCAGCTTTCTAAAGATGAGTAAGTCAAGTGAAACTAAAACTGTCTAAATTCTTGTACACAGATGGGACCACTTCTATATAACTTCAGTTTAACATTTTATCTtgatatattttttcctttaaatctgGAGTAAGTAAGGCAAAGGTAATCAGATGGTCATTGGTTAAATTGGTACCAGTAACTGAAGATAGTTTGTGTATGCTCCAAAACTGGTTGTGCGGTGCTTTAGAACTAGTTTATGATTTCACAGAGAAGCTGTACTCTAAGTAACAGAATCTTAACATTATTTAGTTTTATCCTGGTAGTTTCAGGAACAGCATTAAATCATTTTACTCTTGCTCTTGGCTTAGACACTAATCTGAGTGAGAAATATTAAATGTGGTTTGAAACAAACATGTTATGCCTCACTTCTTAAGGTTTGTCCACACATGCTTCATTTTAGTTATTCCAAAATAACTTTGTGCGGCCACTTACTCTGAACTAAAAATGCCACTTTCAAAGTGGATTAAACTAATTCCAAACAATAAACTCTTATTCCACCACATAGGGCATATTTCAGAATAGCAACTGCACTctaaattcacaccctactttAATCCAATATAAATTTCACAGGTTAGACAAGTCTTTTGCTGTCAAGAGGCTTCAgctaatttttttccagaaacGGATAAATTACTAAATTGCATTAAATGTGCAGGTTCTGTAAATGCTATTACCAAAAGTAGAGTACTGTCACAAGTGTATCAGTAAttcagtatattttaaaacaatttcaacagTTCCACATAACTTTGCCTTAATGGTTTATCATTCAAAATTaagttttatataaataaaacctGACTGAttgaaaaacaagtttattacaaCATTAAAAAGGTAGTTATTTAACAAGACTCATGGTACACCTATGGCATTTTGCACTACAACAGGATATTTTACAAGCTGAACCATACATAGAAAACAAGAGTGTGCCATTGTTTGGAAGCTATGTATTAGAAACCAGTTATACTGCTATAGGCTACAAGCAGTTAGAAAGTGTTTAATACTGCAAACAATCAAATATTGCAGACAATTTGTGGTTCTTGAATGCTTAGTTACTTGACTAGAACAAGAGGGAATGAGATGGTAAAGAGCACCAGAAGattcattttagggttttttgtaCTCAATTCTTTCTACTTTCACATCATCTCCAATTAGTTGATACACATAGGTAACTACTGTGGAAGCTTGGATATCCATCAGCACAAATGAAGGAATGATGTTGCTGGAAAGAAAAACTGATTGTTAATATCAGGTAATTATAAAACTCCAACATTAGGTATTTCTCAAAGCTAGATTCCTTAATATGAGTTGCTCCAAGGAATTTGGATTTGAATTTTATAAGCATGATCTAACAAGTTGGAAAACAAGACTAGGTATTTCAACAAACTCATCTTAAGCAAATGGATTTAGAAGGTATTGTAGGAAAATCCTTGACACCAACAGCACAATGTATTTGCTAGATAACGAAATAACCCTAAATTAATTTATGCACAGCATCTGTTTCCTCTGATAGTTAACATCACTGCTGGGGATTATCTGTTCAACCTGACAAAGATTAGGAAGGCTTTAGTTATTACTTTCTAGTCTGTGTGCACAGGAAATAGGCAGTGACAATGAATACACACAAATGCTGAGCAGCTGttttcatccttttcttttctaGACCCAAACCTTTGGTAAGTGATACAGAAATGCAATATtgacatttcaaaaaataaattaatgttagTGTGTATAAGGCTTGAAGATAAACATGTATCTTGGTAACTGGTGTATTAGAGAACTGTTATTACTGTAAAATTAGTGCTGATGAACAATGATGGGTGTGATATAAAAACCTAGATAAATTGACAGCTGTCCAACTTATTTTAACTCACTTCTCCAAGGCACTATAAGCTCCTGTGGCTGACCCGGGGTTGATGTAGAACTTGTTTTCATGCTCAAACGCCTCAAATTTGTGTGTATGCCCTGAAATTAAAATGTCCACATCAAACTGCCTTTGTAGCAGTGCCAGGCTGGCCATATCTCCCCACGGTATAACTTGATGGCCATGGATCAGCCCAATTTTGAATTGCCCAACGGTTACAACTTTCTGTTCTGGATAATTCAGgttctaaaaattaaaaacaaatatacaaCATACAGATTACATATACTGAAACAGACTCCATCTTCAGAAGGAATTAAGTTATTTACTATGTATTCATATCACACAAAAATCTGCTGCTCCTGAGAATGATCTAAAGATCTTCTTCAACTTAAGTTTTTCTTCACTGAAGAATGTAGAAACTTCTAGCAGGAATATCACACCCAGCCAGAAATCAACTGCATCAAAGCCAAATATGTTGACTCAAAGGTGGCACCAAGACTGAAAAGCTTACAGAAAtactgaaataataaaattatttacagtttaaaaataaatttagaatTACAAAACTGCATTTGACCAAGGAACTTCAACATTTTGGCAACAGCGGCTATTTGATGGCAAATAGGTTCAgctattttattaaaatgtttaatcaaatataattaaataaacCAAACTACAGACTCTCCCCGGGTTACGCAAATTgttccataagccagaaataggattttcgaGTTGCGGAAATTTTTGCGTAACATACGGGTACACGTTTCCGACTTATGCAAAATTCGAGTTACTTAAGGCTTTCCAGAACGGAACAATTGCGTAAGTCATGGGGCATCTGTACATGAATTCAAGAGTCAGCTTTGTCCTTGTTGGGCATGGGGTAAGAACTAGGCTTAAGTCATTTCACTGGTTATGACTACACAGTACTGCTTATTTGCTTTTTACCCTGTTCTTTATTAAGTAACTGTAACTGTCtcaattttgtccttttccttaaATGGTGTAAAGGGAGTTATAAACAACTCACGTGTCAGACTGTTTTTTAAAAGTCGTTGTAGAGAGGTCATTACCTCATCAAAGTCTCCTCTTACAATATGAACATCCCCAGCAAGAGTCTTGAGGTAGTCATAGCTCTCCTTGGTGCAGAGGTTTCCGGTGCAGAGGATGTGCTGGATCTTTCCTGGGACCAGCAGTTTTTTGAATTTAGCTGGGAGGTTGTTGCATCGATGTGGGATGTGAAGGTCTCCTAATACTAACACCAGCTTACAAGgtgtcaaggacaggaaaaaGTTAAGTATTACAGAACCTAACTGGGGCCAATAAAAATCAAGAAGAAATTTGCAAGGTTGGTTATCTTCAGTTTCACAATTCTGCATTTCTGATGTAAAATTATTGAAAAAAAGAACTGAAACCGAGCTTATGACTGGGACGTGGGTCTCAAAGTGAGTGATGTCTCACTAAGGTAGAGTGGTACAGCCTGAtgatgccttgtctacactgcaagggtTTTGCCAATATAGGTATGGCAGCAAAATCCTCTAGCAATAGATGCACTTAATATGAAAGTCCTTGTACTTGTATAATTTATGCTGGTTTGGGGAAATGGCATAATCTATACCAGTACAAgcacagttatactggtgtaactgcatctaCAGTACACCTTATATTGGCTATGTTAGTAAAAAAGACACATTCCTGTCAGACATAGCTCTATTGGTAAAATTTAAGTTTAGACCAGACCTAAGTTACGGCTACTTTCCTTTCATTATTTCAAGTTTCCCTTTACTTCAATATTTAatcttcattttgttttcctAAAATGAGTCTGCAGTGTGCATCAGTGTTTAAACTGAATGCAGAGTTTGTCAAAAGCCAAGATAATAAAACATCTGAGCTTCCACTGGACAGTATCAAGTACAGCTTTGTCAAAAAGCGGATTTTAATAGAGCATTGCAAGCTGAAGATAAACCAGACCAGAATAGAACTATGAATACATAAAACTTAAAGGAAATTCTCTATGAAGTATGGCAAGTGCTGACAGAATACAAGTGATGCAATCAACCAACAAGTAATATCTGTTAGTCTATATCTCAAATCTAGGATGTCACCATTATTTAGTAAATCACCTGCACCATCATCACACCTTTAATCTGAATCTTTGATTACAAAGGTAGCCTACAATGTAATGTCAGACTTTTTAAACTTGTTATCTAGGAAACAAAATTAATGCAGTCAAAGCATCAATAAGCCAAGCTTAATTTGATTATGCAACAACTGTGTGAAAAGGGTTGTAAAGAAAAAATTGTTACAGGCCACATGAGGATTGGATAAAAAGCAAGCATTCCTATTATTCTGATAAATAAGTCAACATAATACTTGTTTTCTTCCACGTGTAGTGTTGTTGATTTATGGTAACACCCAAAATGTGATAACattgggctagtctacactggcaacgctaaagtgcTGCGCCATTgtagcgctttaacgtggcttgtgtagtcacggcagagcactgggagaaagctctcccagcgctctaaaaacacca is a window of Natator depressus isolate rNatDep1 chromosome 15, rNatDep2.hap1, whole genome shotgun sequence DNA encoding:
- the VPS29 gene encoding vacuolar protein sorting-associated protein 29 isoform X1, giving the protein MFRCSYWGPQALRQISKLVLVLGDLHIPHRCNNLPAKFKKLLVPGKIQHILCTGNLCTKESYDYLKTLAGDVHIVRGDFDENLNYPEQKVVTVGQFKIGLIHGHQVIPWGDMASLALLQRQFDVDILISGHTHKFEAFEHENKFYINPGSATGAYSALENNIIPSFVLMDIQASTVVTYVYQLIGDDVKVERIEYKKP
- the VPS29 gene encoding vacuolar protein sorting-associated protein 29 isoform X2; amino-acid sequence: MLVLVLGDLHIPHRCNNLPAKFKKLLVPGKIQHILCTGNLCTKESYDYLKTLAGDVHIVRGDFDENLNYPEQKVVTVGQFKIGLIHGHQVIPWGDMASLALLQRQFDVDILISGHTHKFEAFEHENKFYINPGSATGAYSALENNIIPSFVLMDIQASTVVTYVYQLIGDDVKVERIEYKKP